One genomic region from Flavobacterium lindanitolerans encodes:
- the glyA gene encoding serine hydroxymethyltransferase — protein MLRDEQIFDLILEEQDRQIHGLELIASENFVSDQVLEAAGSILTNKYAEGYPGKRYYGGCEVVDVIEQIAIDRAKALFGAEYANVQPHSGSQANASVYHACLKPGDKILGFDLSHGGHLTHGSPVNFSGKLYHPVFYGVDQETGLLNYDKIQEVATKEQPKLIIAGASAYSRDMDFARFREIADSVGAILMADISHPAGLIAKGLMNDPIPHCHIVTTTTHKTLRGPRGGMILMGKDFENPFGIKTPKGEIRMMSSLLDAAVFPGNQGGPLEHIIAAKAVAFGEALSDEFFTYARQLQKNAKAMAAAFVKRGYNIISGGTDNHMMLIDLRNKNISGKEAENALVKAEITVNKNMVPFDDKSPFVTSGIRVGTAAITTRGLVEADMETIVDLMDRVIQDHTNEELLEQIADEVNEMMSERPIFVY, from the coding sequence ATGCTACGCGACGAACAAATTTTTGACTTAATATTAGAAGAACAAGACAGACAAATCCACGGATTGGAACTGATTGCTTCCGAGAACTTTGTGAGTGACCAAGTGCTTGAAGCGGCAGGTTCAATACTAACTAATAAATATGCTGAAGGCTATCCAGGTAAAAGATACTATGGGGGCTGTGAAGTAGTAGACGTAATCGAACAGATTGCGATTGACAGGGCAAAAGCTTTGTTTGGTGCTGAGTATGCCAACGTACAGCCACATTCCGGGTCACAGGCTAATGCATCAGTTTACCATGCCTGCTTAAAACCAGGAGATAAGATTCTTGGTTTTGACCTTTCCCATGGTGGCCACCTGACGCACGGTTCTCCGGTAAACTTTTCAGGTAAATTATACCACCCTGTATTTTATGGCGTTGACCAGGAAACAGGATTGCTGAACTATGATAAAATTCAGGAAGTTGCTACTAAAGAACAACCAAAATTGATTATCGCAGGTGCTTCGGCCTATTCCCGTGATATGGATTTTGCCCGTTTTAGAGAAATTGCTGATAGCGTTGGTGCTATTTTGATGGCCGATATTTCGCATCCGGCCGGATTGATTGCCAAAGGATTGATGAACGACCCGATTCCACATTGCCATATCGTAACCACAACTACCCACAAAACATTAAGAGGACCACGTGGTGGTATGATTCTGATGGGGAAAGATTTTGAAAACCCATTCGGTATCAAAACACCAAAAGGTGAAATCAGAATGATGTCGTCTTTATTGGATGCTGCCGTTTTTCCTGGAAACCAAGGAGGTCCGTTAGAGCACATCATTGCAGCTAAAGCTGTCGCTTTTGGAGAAGCTTTGTCTGATGAGTTTTTTACTTATGCAAGACAGTTGCAGAAAAATGCCAAAGCAATGGCAGCCGCTTTTGTAAAAAGAGGTTATAATATCATTTCCGGTGGTACAGACAACCACATGATGCTGATTGACCTTAGAAATAAAAATATTTCAGGTAAAGAAGCCGAAAATGCATTGGTAAAAGCTGAAATCACTGTAAACAAAAACATGGTTCCGTTTGATGATAAATCTCCGTTTGTTACTTCCGGTATCCGCGTAGGAACTGCTGCAATCACAACCAGAGGTTTGGTAGAGGCAGATATGGAAACCATTGTTGATTTAATGGACAGAGTGATTCAGGACCATACCAATGAAGAACTTTTAGAGCAGATTGCTGATGAAGTAAACGAAATGATGAGCGAAAGACCCATTTTTGTTTATTAA
- the fahA gene encoding fumarylacetoacetase yields the protein MPITANDPNRKSWLEVPQDSDFPIQNIPFGVFLTKDDVVTIGTRIGDYAIDLGALQQLNYFEGIDLTDDMFMQDTLNDFISDGKKTWRLVRNRIADIFDATNSELRDNEKHRETVIFKIEDVEMQLPVLIGDYTDFYSSREHATNVGKMFRDPENALLPNWLHIPVGYHGRSSTIVPSGIPVHRPMGQTLPNGETTPVFGPSRLVDFELETAFITTDANIMGENIPVHEAEDYIFGMVLLNDWSARDIQKWEYVPLGPFLAKNFASSISPWIVTMDALEPFRTKGPNQDPMPLPYLQEKGKKTFDINLEVSLQPENAEPTVISKSNFKYMYWSMSQQLAHHTSNGCRVNSGDMMGSGTISGPTPDSFGSMLELTWGGKNPLTMSDGTERKFINDGDTVIMKGYCKKDNVRIGFGEVSSKLLPPFFRK from the coding sequence ATGCCTATAACAGCAAACGACCCAAATAGAAAATCATGGCTGGAAGTACCACAAGACAGCGATTTTCCTATACAGAATATACCTTTTGGAGTTTTCCTTACTAAAGATGATGTAGTCACAATCGGAACAAGGATTGGTGACTATGCCATTGACCTTGGTGCCCTACAGCAATTGAACTATTTTGAAGGAATTGACCTGACTGACGATATGTTCATGCAGGACACCCTAAACGATTTTATCTCTGACGGAAAAAAAACATGGCGATTGGTGAGAAACAGGATTGCCGATATTTTTGACGCTACCAATTCCGAACTAAGAGATAACGAAAAACACAGAGAAACGGTTATCTTTAAGATAGAAGATGTTGAAATGCAACTGCCGGTATTGATTGGCGATTATACTGATTTCTATTCCAGCAGAGAACATGCTACCAACGTTGGAAAAATGTTCCGCGACCCTGAAAATGCCCTGCTTCCTAACTGGCTTCATATTCCTGTAGGCTATCACGGAAGAAGCTCAACCATTGTCCCTTCCGGAATTCCTGTTCACAGACCAATGGGACAGACTTTGCCTAATGGTGAAACGACTCCTGTATTTGGACCGTCAAGATTGGTTGATTTTGAATTGGAAACTGCTTTCATTACGACCGATGCCAATATTATGGGAGAAAATATCCCGGTACATGAAGCGGAAGATTATATTTTCGGGATGGTTCTTTTGAACGACTGGAGCGCCAGGGATATCCAAAAGTGGGAATATGTCCCATTAGGACCATTCCTTGCAAAAAACTTCGCCTCTTCTATTTCACCTTGGATTGTAACTATGGATGCTTTGGAGCCTTTCCGTACAAAAGGTCCAAATCAAGACCCTATGCCGCTGCCTTACTTACAGGAAAAAGGCAAGAAAACTTTTGACATTAATCTGGAAGTTTCCTTACAGCCGGAAAATGCAGAACCTACAGTTATCTCAAAATCAAACTTTAAGTACATGTACTGGAGTATGAGCCAGCAATTGGCTCACCACACTTCTAACGGCTGCCGTGTCAATTCAGGCGATATGATGGGCTCCGGAACTATTTCCGGTCCTACACCTGACAGTTTCGGCTCAATGTTGGAATTGACCTGGGGCGGAAAAAATCCGCTTACTATGAGCGACGGTACAGAACGTAAGTTCATTAATGATGGCGATACGGTCATTATGAAAGGCTATTGCAAAAAAGACAATGTCAGAATTGGATTTGGTGAGGTTTCCAGCAAATTGCTACCTCCTTTTTTCAGAAAATAA
- a CDS encoding TolB family protein translates to MNKTTMLCSFLMSLSVYAQKIEDFERIEVDGFYTNPLFSPTGEYVLLTGEHLKGVYLLELKTNTVKPISDKQGSGYAYVWDKSGDSFYFKEKSDKEYFSNAKVINYNIRDNYSKKVENIDPNYLPSYRGASKKGDNQVVVYTNLANLKIEAKDLATSKQWVVTNDEGQFYNAMLSNDGKKVAVHNGADIYIYDIDGKTKGRKIGTGIATAWSDDDSYLIGFLDESENGHTVSNSELYLFDVEKGKTKKITNTEVIFEMFPTIHKDKVIFSDDKTGRLFIATLKMN, encoded by the coding sequence ATGAATAAAACTACTATGTTATGCTCATTCCTTATGAGCTTATCGGTGTATGCGCAAAAAATCGAGGATTTTGAACGCATTGAGGTAGACGGTTTTTACACCAATCCTCTCTTTTCTCCTACCGGAGAATATGTACTCTTAACCGGAGAACACCTTAAAGGTGTCTATCTTCTGGAATTGAAAACCAATACAGTAAAGCCAATTTCTGACAAACAAGGTAGCGGTTATGCTTATGTCTGGGACAAATCGGGCGATTCTTTTTACTTTAAAGAAAAATCCGACAAGGAATATTTCTCAAATGCTAAGGTTATTAACTATAATATCCGGGATAATTATTCTAAAAAGGTAGAAAATATTGACCCAAACTATCTACCGTCTTACAGAGGTGCTTCAAAAAAGGGAGACAATCAGGTTGTGGTGTATACCAATCTGGCGAACTTAAAAATTGAGGCCAAAGATTTAGCTACTTCAAAACAATGGGTTGTAACCAATGATGAAGGCCAATTTTACAATGCCATGCTTTCTAACGATGGCAAAAAAGTAGCCGTACATAATGGAGCCGATATCTATATTTATGATATTGACGGAAAAACCAAAGGCAGAAAAATCGGAACAGGAATCGCCACCGCCTGGTCTGATGATGACTCCTATCTTATCGGGTTTTTAGACGAAAGCGAAAACGGGCATACCGTTAGCAATTCAGAACTCTATCTTTTTGATGTCGAGAAAGGCAAAACCAAAAAGATTACGAATACTGAAGTGATTTTTGAAATGTTTCCGACCATCCACAAGGACAAAGTCATTTTCTCTGATGACAAAACCGGAAGACTCTTTATCGCAACTCTAAAAATGAATTAA
- a CDS encoding N-acetylmuramoyl-L-alanine amidase has translation MKKTAFIFGLLLCSLGINAQIVVLDPGHGYGTSTSDNPDGRTATEIETALAVAQKTKALIDNSCTWTVHLTRTTNVNGWISVNQRATMSNNWNADRLLSIHCNAGGGTGTETFYCTADDTNTAPDIAFAQKIQADMVTHGSWTNRRCVEDNSFLAYHLGVLRYSSATACLNEIGFVDTTSDAAKLNSNTWRDSFALAYFNAFKSNLNLTCSAVAAPGTFSLTLTPECSGTSTQNRLNWTASSNATGYDIYRNGALYASNITGTQYINTLVTGGTTYTYYVIAKNSSGTRTNSNGTLSASTLVCNATPGSFTISATATCSGTQSAINVTWTTSSNATSYDIYRNGNLYAPDVTGNSFLNTYLITAGTSYSYYIKAKNANGSVNNSNGTISRTAISCGSGRAAASPIGKSELDVKIYPNPNNGQFTITVDKASAGDVQYAIYDITGKVIESKSIESDGRLETAVDISRLPSGTYIINVTTDNQEFTKKIIKN, from the coding sequence ATGAAAAAGACAGCCTTTATATTTGGTTTATTGCTATGCTCTTTAGGAATAAACGCACAGATAGTTGTACTTGACCCTGGACATGGCTATGGAACCAGCACAAGTGACAATCCGGACGGAAGGACGGCCACAGAAATAGAAACAGCTCTTGCTGTTGCCCAAAAAACAAAAGCTCTGATTGATAACAGTTGTACATGGACTGTGCATCTTACCAGAACAACCAATGTAAACGGATGGATTTCTGTCAACCAGAGAGCTACAATGTCCAATAACTGGAATGCCGACCGTCTTTTAAGTATTCACTGTAATGCAGGTGGAGGAACCGGAACAGAGACTTTTTACTGTACTGCTGATGACACCAATACAGCTCCTGATATTGCTTTTGCACAAAAAATTCAAGCTGATATGGTCACTCACGGTTCCTGGACCAACAGACGTTGTGTAGAAGACAACAGCTTTTTAGCCTACCATTTAGGAGTTCTGAGATATTCTTCAGCAACAGCCTGTTTGAATGAAATTGGTTTTGTTGATACTACTTCAGATGCGGCAAAATTAAACAGCAATACCTGGAGAGACAGCTTTGCCCTGGCCTATTTTAATGCGTTCAAATCCAATTTAAATCTTACGTGTAGTGCGGTAGCCGCTCCTGGAACTTTTTCGCTGACACTTACACCGGAATGTAGTGGGACCTCTACACAAAACCGTTTGAACTGGACAGCTTCAAGCAATGCTACCGGATATGACATTTACAGAAACGGCGCATTATATGCCAGCAATATTACAGGAACACAATACATCAACACACTTGTAACCGGTGGTACAACTTACACCTACTATGTTATTGCTAAAAACAGCTCCGGAACAAGAACAAATTCTAACGGAACGCTTTCTGCTTCAACTTTGGTTTGTAATGCCACACCAGGAAGTTTTACCATATCAGCAACAGCAACCTGCAGCGGAACGCAAAGTGCCATCAATGTTACCTGGACAACTTCCAGCAATGCTACTTCTTATGACATTTACAGAAACGGAAACCTGTATGCTCCAGACGTAACAGGAAATTCATTCCTGAATACGTATCTGATTACTGCCGGAACCAGCTATTCTTACTATATCAAGGCTAAAAACGCCAATGGTTCTGTCAACAACTCTAACGGAACAATTAGCAGAACTGCTATTAGCTGTGGCTCAGGTAGGGCCGCTGCAAGCCCGATTGGAAAATCAGAATTGGATGTTAAAATCTATCCAAATCCAAACAACGGGCAGTTTACAATTACTGTTGACAAAGCTTCTGCCGGCGATGTTCAGTATGCGATATATGATATTACAGGTAAGGTAATCGAATCGAAAAGCATCGAAAGTGATGGCCGCTTGGAAACCGCAGTTGATATTTCAAGACTTCCATCTGGAACTTACATTATCAACGTAACAACAGACAATCAGGAATTTACCAAAAAGATTATCAAAAACTAA
- a CDS encoding GNAT family N-acetyltransferase — translation MNVTICIAQKEHYKFAQEICDTMEASALLRGTGIAKRSPEYIQKKMENNDAIIALENGKFAGFCYIESWEHGQFVANSGLIVHPDFRHLGLAKKIKKKVFEYSQEKYPGAKIFGITTGLAVMKINSDLGYKPVPFSELTTDPTFWAGCKGCTNYDILERKEFKMCLCTGMLYDPENKKTEEVKFNKKVLTRLKQIKQTFLKK, via the coding sequence ATGAATGTAACCATCTGTATTGCTCAGAAAGAGCACTATAAGTTCGCACAGGAAATTTGCGATACCATGGAAGCGTCGGCACTTTTAAGAGGCACTGGAATTGCCAAAAGGTCGCCCGAGTACATCCAGAAAAAAATGGAAAACAACGATGCCATAATCGCTTTGGAAAATGGAAAATTTGCAGGTTTCTGTTACATTGAAAGCTGGGAACATGGCCAGTTTGTAGCCAATTCCGGACTCATCGTACATCCTGATTTTCGTCACCTCGGACTTGCCAAAAAAATCAAGAAGAAAGTCTTTGAATACTCCCAGGAAAAATATCCGGGAGCAAAAATTTTCGGGATTACGACAGGCCTGGCAGTAATGAAAATCAATTCCGACTTAGGATACAAACCCGTTCCTTTTTCTGAACTGACAACCGACCCTACCTTTTGGGCCGGATGCAAAGGCTGCACCAATTATGACATTCTGGAACGAAAAGAATTCAAAATGTGCCTCTGTACAGGAATGCTTTATGACCCGGAAAACAAAAAAACGGAAGAGGTGAAATTCAATAAAAAAGTGCTGACAAGATTGAAACAAATCAAGCAGACATTTCTAAAAAAATAA
- a CDS encoding argininosuccinate synthase, with translation MKKVVLAYSGGLDTSFCLKYLKNEKQLEVHTILINTGGFDNEELDAIEKRAYELGSAQHINLDIIDHYYEKAIRFLVFGNVLKNNTYPLSVSAERVFQAIETVKYAKKIGASAIAHGSTGAGNDQIRFDLIFQTIAPQLEIITPIRDLKLSRQEEVDYLQKNGVEYSWEKAQYSINKGIWGTSVGGKETLTSNLSLPESAYPSQLQKTEPEKITLHFKKGEIIGLNDVFDKPTAIITQLEKLASAYAIGRDTHVGDTIIGIKGRVGFEAAAPLIILKAHHLLEKHTLGKWQQYWKEQLGNWYGMLFHEGQFLDPVMRNIETFLEDTQKNVTGTVTVTLKPYYFSLDGIESEHDLMNSKFGQYGEINNAWTADDAKGFIKILGNAQSIYSQVNSIDYD, from the coding sequence ATGAAAAAAGTAGTTTTAGCTTATAGCGGCGGTTTGGATACCTCATTCTGCCTGAAATATCTGAAAAATGAAAAGCAACTGGAGGTCCATACCATATTGATAAACACAGGAGGTTTTGATAATGAAGAATTAGATGCCATCGAAAAAAGAGCTTATGAATTGGGAAGTGCACAGCATATCAATCTGGACATCATTGACCATTATTATGAAAAAGCCATCAGGTTTTTAGTTTTTGGAAATGTACTGAAAAACAATACCTATCCCCTGTCTGTAAGTGCGGAAAGAGTTTTCCAGGCTATAGAAACCGTAAAATACGCCAAAAAAATAGGCGCTTCGGCTATTGCCCATGGCAGTACCGGTGCCGGAAACGATCAGATTCGTTTTGACCTGATTTTCCAGACAATTGCACCCCAACTGGAAATCATCACGCCAATCAGGGATTTGAAATTATCACGTCAGGAAGAAGTCGACTATCTTCAGAAAAACGGAGTAGAGTATTCCTGGGAAAAGGCGCAATATTCAATCAATAAAGGCATTTGGGGGACCAGTGTTGGCGGTAAAGAAACATTAACCTCTAATCTGTCATTGCCAGAAAGTGCCTATCCGTCTCAGCTTCAGAAAACAGAACCGGAAAAAATCACGCTTCATTTCAAAAAGGGAGAAATCATTGGTCTTAACGATGTATTTGACAAACCAACGGCTATTATTACCCAATTGGAAAAATTAGCCAGTGCCTACGCTATCGGGAGAGACACTCATGTTGGCGATACGATTATTGGAATCAAAGGAAGAGTCGGTTTTGAAGCAGCAGCTCCACTGATCATCCTAAAAGCGCATCATCTGCTGGAGAAACATACGCTTGGAAAATGGCAGCAATACTGGAAAGAACAGTTGGGCAATTGGTACGGTATGCTTTTTCATGAAGGGCAGTTTTTAGATCCTGTAATGAGAAACATCGAAACTTTTTTAGAAGACACCCAAAAAAATGTAACGGGAACCGTGACCGTAACCCTAAAGCCATATTATTTTTCATTGGACGGAATCGAATCCGAACACGACCTGATGAACAGCAAATTTGGCCAATATGGGGAAATAAACAATGCCTGGACGGCTGATGACGCCAAAGGTTTTATCAAGATTCTTGGTAATGCCCAGTCTATTTATTCACAAGTAAATTCCATCGATTATGATTAA
- the argC gene encoding N-acetyl-gamma-glutamyl-phosphate reductase, with product MIKAGIIGGAGYTSGELLRILVNHPKVEIDFVFSTSQAGKPLTAAHPDLIGETGLVFTDKINPDVNVVFLCLGHGKSKAFLENNKFALHTRIIDLSNDFRLDNDADFNSDSFVYGLPELNKNKIAAAKYIANPGCFATAIQLALLPLASENLLENDVHVNAITGSTGAGVQLSETTHHSWRNSNISHYKAFEHQHLAEIKQSLNSLQEDFENEILFIPNRGEFTRGIFATLYTKTSKSKEELIDLYQTYYKEHPFVWVTAEDISLKMAVQTNKCILSLEKKGDYLLVTSIIDNLLKGASGQAVQNMNLMFGLEETTGLKLKPSGF from the coding sequence ATGATTAAAGCAGGAATTATTGGAGGTGCCGGTTATACTTCAGGCGAATTGCTTCGAATTCTGGTAAACCATCCCAAAGTAGAAATTGATTTTGTTTTCAGCACCTCACAGGCCGGAAAGCCTTTAACGGCAGCACATCCCGATTTGATAGGCGAAACCGGTTTGGTATTTACAGACAAAATAAATCCTGATGTAAATGTCGTATTTCTATGCCTCGGACATGGCAAATCAAAAGCCTTTTTGGAAAATAACAAATTTGCTTTACATACCAGAATCATCGACCTGAGTAATGATTTCCGTCTTGATAATGATGCGGATTTCAATTCTGATTCTTTTGTTTATGGCCTTCCGGAACTAAATAAAAATAAAATAGCTGCTGCAAAATACATTGCCAATCCGGGATGTTTTGCAACCGCCATACAATTGGCACTTTTGCCTTTGGCTTCAGAGAATTTACTGGAAAATGATGTTCATGTTAACGCCATAACGGGAAGTACCGGAGCCGGAGTACAGCTTTCAGAAACTACGCACCATAGTTGGAGAAATTCAAATATTTCCCATTACAAAGCTTTTGAACACCAGCACCTGGCAGAGATAAAACAAAGTCTGAATAGTTTGCAGGAAGATTTTGAAAATGAAATACTATTCATCCCAAATCGCGGCGAATTTACCCGAGGCATTTTTGCAACGCTCTACACCAAAACAAGCAAAAGCAAAGAAGAACTGATTGATTTGTACCAGACATATTACAAAGAACATCCTTTTGTATGGGTTACGGCAGAAGACATCAGCCTGAAAATGGCGGTTCAGACCAACAAATGCATTCTTAGTCTGGAGAAAAAAGGAGATTATCTTTTGGTCACTTCCATTATCGACAACCTGCTAAAAGGAGCATCAGGCCAGGCTGTACAGAACATGAACCTGATGTTTGGCCTGGAAGAAACAACCGGATTAAAATTAAAACCCAGCGGTTTTTAA
- a CDS encoding aspartate aminotransferase family protein yields MSLFNVYPIYNITPVKALGAKVWDDKNQEYLDFYGGHGVISVGHSHPNYVKAIQSQIEKIGFYSNSIQNPLQEAFAKKLGEMSAYPDYSVFLCNSGAEANENALKLASFHNKKSKVIAFHKSFHGRTSAAVAVTDNPSIVAPINANHPVLFLPLNDIELVKKAVSENEISAIIIEGIQGVGGLDEGTPKFFQELEELCNANDIILIVDEIQSGYGRSGQFFAHQHHGIKPDIITMAKGMGNGFPIGGLLISPKFKASFGLLGTTFGGNHLACASALAVLEIIEEEAVLENVKKQSDYFIQAVSQIPQVKKIKGKGLMLGLEFDFDVAELRKKLVYEQFIFTGNASQKNLLRILPPLLITETEIDKFVAGLKNALQYLN; encoded by the coding sequence ATGAGCTTATTTAATGTATATCCAATATATAACATCACACCTGTCAAAGCCTTGGGAGCCAAAGTTTGGGACGATAAAAATCAGGAGTATCTTGACTTCTATGGCGGTCATGGTGTAATTTCAGTAGGACATTCCCATCCCAACTATGTGAAAGCCATCCAGTCACAGATTGAAAAAATCGGGTTTTATTCCAATTCCATCCAAAACCCATTGCAGGAGGCCTTCGCAAAGAAATTAGGCGAAATGTCAGCTTATCCTGATTACAGTGTGTTTTTATGCAATTCGGGTGCAGAAGCCAATGAAAATGCCTTGAAACTGGCTTCTTTTCATAACAAAAAATCAAAAGTGATTGCTTTTCACAAAAGCTTTCACGGACGAACTTCTGCCGCAGTTGCCGTAACCGATAATCCATCTATTGTAGCACCAATTAATGCCAATCATCCGGTTCTTTTTCTACCGCTCAACGATATTGAACTGGTCAAAAAAGCAGTTTCAGAAAATGAAATCTCGGCAATCATCATTGAAGGAATCCAGGGTGTTGGCGGATTGGATGAAGGAACTCCCAAGTTTTTTCAGGAATTGGAAGAGCTCTGCAATGCCAATGACATTATCCTGATTGTCGACGAAATCCAAAGCGGCTACGGGCGTTCCGGACAATTCTTTGCACACCAGCATCATGGCATCAAGCCGGATATTATTACGATGGCAAAAGGAATGGGCAACGGATTTCCTATTGGCGGATTGCTCATCAGTCCAAAATTCAAAGCCTCGTTTGGTTTGCTCGGAACCACTTTTGGCGGTAACCATCTTGCCTGTGCTTCGGCTCTGGCAGTTTTAGAAATAATCGAAGAGGAAGCAGTTTTGGAAAACGTAAAAAAACAATCCGATTATTTTATCCAGGCCGTTTCACAAATACCTCAGGTAAAAAAGATTAAGGGAAAAGGCCTTATGCTAGGTCTGGAGTTTGATTTTGATGTGGCAGAACTGCGCAAAAAATTGGTCTATGAGCAATTTATCTTTACGGGGAATGCCTCCCAAAAGAACCTGCTAAGAATACTTCCGCCATTACTTATCACTGAAACGGAAATCGACAAATTTGTTGCCGGACTAAAAAATGCATTACAATACTTAAATTAA
- a CDS encoding N-acetylornithine carbamoyltransferase codes for MKKFTTVDDINDLDELILTAKKIKSDPFVNSGLGKHKTLGLLFFNPSLRTRLSTQKAALNLGMDCIVMNLNTEGWSLEFEDGTIMDGDKAEHIKEAAQVISQYCDIVGVRSFPTLTDKEKDEAEQVINAFTKYASVPVISLEGATEHPLQAVADALTIQEYKTKRKPKVVLTWAPHPKALPHAVPNSFVKIMKLSGYELVIAHPEGYELNPEITKGATITNNQDEAFKNADFIYAKNWSAYNDYGKILSKDMNWTITQEKMELTANAKFLHCLPVRRNMIVSDEVLDGDNSIVIPQANNRTYAAQAILTKILENEN; via the coding sequence ATGAAAAAGTTCACTACTGTAGACGATATAAATGATTTGGACGAACTGATTTTAACCGCCAAAAAAATCAAGTCTGACCCTTTTGTAAATTCCGGTTTGGGTAAACACAAAACGCTGGGACTACTGTTTTTCAACCCAAGCCTCAGAACAAGATTGAGTACCCAAAAAGCCGCGTTGAATCTTGGGATGGACTGTATTGTAATGAATCTCAATACAGAAGGCTGGTCGCTCGAATTTGAGGACGGCACGATTATGGACGGCGATAAGGCGGAACACATCAAAGAAGCCGCACAGGTTATTTCTCAATACTGTGACATTGTTGGCGTTAGAAGCTTCCCTACCTTAACCGATAAGGAAAAGGACGAAGCAGAACAGGTCATCAATGCTTTTACAAAATATGCTTCTGTTCCGGTAATCAGCCTGGAAGGCGCAACCGAACATCCGCTCCAGGCCGTTGCGGATGCACTGACTATACAGGAATACAAGACCAAAAGAAAACCAAAAGTGGTTCTGACCTGGGCACCGCATCCTAAGGCTTTGCCTCATGCCGTACCCAATTCTTTTGTCAAGATTATGAAACTTTCCGGTTATGAGCTTGTAATCGCGCATCCGGAAGGATATGAACTGAATCCTGAAATCACAAAAGGAGCAACAATCACAAACAATCAGGATGAGGCCTTCAAAAATGCCGATTTTATATATGCTAAAAATTGGAGTGCCTATAATGATTACGGGAAAATCCTTTCTAAAGACATGAATTGGACCATCACACAGGAAAAAATGGAACTTACAGCTAATGCAAAGTTCTTGCATTGCCTTCCGGTTAGAAGAAATATGATTGTTTCTGATGAGGTTTTAGACGGCGATAATTCTATCGTTATCCCGCAAGCCAACAACAGGACTTATGCAGCACAGGCAATATTGACAAAAATTCTGGAAAATGAAAACTAA
- the argB gene encoding acetylglutamate kinase: protein MKTKPGLSIIKIGGNIIDNEQLLSEFLTDFSELKGHKILVHGGGKKASEIAEKLGLKPCFSNGRRITDEAMLDVAVMTYSGLLNKQIVAQLQQFGTNSIGFSGADGNLIQSEKRKNTEIDFGFVGDVIQVNNKLISALLVQNCIPVFSAITHDGKGQLLNTNADTIAAEIAISLSEEYEVELIYCFEKKGVLLNSEDDDSVIEVLDFEKYQTLKNEQTIHSGMLPKLENCFKSLNNGVHTIVIGNQKTLKNKAAATQIKL from the coding sequence ATGAAAACTAAACCAGGTCTTAGCATCATAAAAATAGGCGGCAACATCATCGACAATGAACAACTCTTGTCAGAATTCCTTACCGACTTTTCGGAACTGAAAGGACATAAAATTCTGGTACATGGCGGTGGTAAAAAAGCCAGCGAAATAGCCGAAAAACTGGGATTAAAACCTTGCTTTTCAAACGGCAGAAGAATTACAGATGAAGCTATGCTCGATGTTGCCGTTATGACCTATTCCGGTTTATTAAATAAACAGATTGTAGCCCAATTGCAACAATTTGGCACAAACAGCATCGGATTTTCGGGTGCAGACGGTAACCTCATCCAGTCAGAGAAAAGGAAAAACACGGAAATCGATTTTGGGTTTGTTGGTGATGTAATCCAGGTAAACAATAAGCTGATTTCGGCCTTGTTAGTGCAAAACTGCATACCTGTTTTTTCAGCCATTACACATGACGGAAAAGGTCAGTTATTGAATACGAACGCCGATACGATTGCTGCAGAAATTGCAATTTCCTTATCTGAAGAATATGAGGTAGAACTCATCTACTGTTTTGAGAAAAAAGGTGTTTTACTTAATTCGGAAGATGATGATTCGGTTATTGAAGTTCTTGATTTTGAGAAATACCAAACATTAAAAAACGAGCAGACCATCCATTCGGGAATGTTGCCCAAACTCGAAAACTGCTTCAAATCATTGAACAATGGCGTTCACACAATTGTAATTGGAAATCAAAAAACGCTGAAAAACAAGGCTGCAGCTACCCAAATAAAATTATAA